One genomic region from Arthrobacter sp. FB24 encodes:
- a CDS encoding carbohydrate ABC transporter permease: MSNAVSTAPNTKAAARTATVKGGQRDKALAWLTAPALFFFVVFAVVPLAGVLILSFASWDGIGAIGSAGLGNWFSVLADPGLYNALGLTFLIMLASWLVQTPISLLLGVFTAGSQRYRAALAVLYFLPLLLSSAAVAIAFKALLDPNFGLATGLGLPFLAQDWLGVPHLAVGLVIFVIAWQFVPFHTLIYQGGVRQIPKSLYEAAEIDGAGTIKQFFHITLPQLKYTIITSSTLMVVGSLTYFDLIFVLTGGGPGNSTRILALDMYLRGFRANLMGPASVIAVILVLIGLALALFLQRLGGKDKQGSQLEGM; the protein is encoded by the coding sequence ATGAGTAACGCCGTCTCCACCGCCCCAAATACTAAGGCGGCCGCCAGAACTGCAACCGTAAAAGGCGGTCAGCGTGACAAAGCCCTCGCATGGCTGACAGCGCCCGCCTTGTTCTTCTTCGTGGTATTCGCCGTCGTGCCGCTGGCCGGTGTACTCATTCTGAGTTTCGCCAGTTGGGACGGGATCGGTGCCATCGGATCAGCGGGATTGGGCAACTGGTTCTCAGTGCTTGCGGACCCCGGGCTGTACAACGCTCTGGGGCTGACCTTCCTGATCATGCTCGCTTCGTGGCTCGTCCAGACTCCCATCAGCCTCCTTTTGGGTGTCTTCACCGCCGGCAGCCAGCGCTACCGGGCGGCCCTGGCGGTGCTTTATTTCCTGCCTTTGCTGCTCTCCTCCGCAGCAGTCGCGATCGCCTTCAAAGCCCTGCTGGACCCGAACTTCGGCCTGGCCACGGGCCTCGGATTGCCGTTCCTGGCCCAGGACTGGTTGGGGGTCCCGCACCTGGCCGTGGGTTTGGTCATCTTCGTTATTGCCTGGCAGTTCGTGCCTTTCCATACGCTCATTTACCAGGGCGGAGTGCGGCAGATTCCTAAATCACTGTATGAAGCAGCCGAAATCGATGGGGCGGGAACAATCAAGCAGTTCTTCCACATCACTCTTCCCCAGCTGAAGTACACCATCATCACTTCCTCCACCCTGATGGTCGTGGGGTCGCTGACCTACTTCGACCTGATCTTCGTCCTCACCGGCGGCGGCCCGGGAAATTCAACCCGGATCCTGGCCCTGGACATGTACCTGCGGGGCTTCCGGGCCAACCTTATGGGCCCGGCAAGCGTCATCGCCGTCATTCTCGTACTCATCGGCCTTGCACTTGCCTTGTTCCTCCAGCGCCTTGGAGGCAAGGACAAGCAAGGCAGCCAATTGGAAGGTATGTAG
- a CDS encoding Gfo/Idh/MocA family protein: MTTAKPLRVGMVGYAFMGAAHSHAWRTAPRFFDLPLQPRLTAVAGRNADGVRAAADKLGWESVETDWRRLIERDDIDLIDICTPGDTHAEIAIAALEAGKHVLCEKPLANSVEEAERMTLAAETAAKQGILSMCGFSYRRTPALALAKRFVEQGRLGEIRHIRAQYLQDWLSDANAPMTWRLDKSKSGSGSLGDIGAHSIDAAQWVAGQSITGVSALLETFVPERPLAGDLVGLGGHGDLSGDAPRGKVTVDDAAIFSAKFDGGAGSTGAIGVFEATRYALGRKNAMRLELNGTKGSLAFDFEDMNVLSFYDAAESPDAGFRKIFVTEPEHPYVGNWWPTGHGLGYEHGFTHQVVDLVTAIGEGRQPEPSFADALQVQRVLAAVEASAANSSQWQKV, translated from the coding sequence ATGACCACCGCAAAACCACTGCGCGTCGGCATGGTGGGCTACGCGTTCATGGGCGCAGCCCACTCCCACGCCTGGCGCACGGCGCCCCGGTTCTTCGACCTTCCGCTGCAGCCCCGGCTCACCGCCGTTGCCGGCCGGAATGCCGACGGAGTGCGGGCCGCAGCAGACAAGCTTGGCTGGGAATCGGTTGAGACCGACTGGCGGCGCCTGATCGAGCGCGACGACATCGACCTGATCGACATCTGCACGCCGGGCGACACCCACGCGGAGATCGCCATCGCAGCCCTCGAGGCCGGCAAGCACGTGCTGTGCGAGAAGCCGCTCGCGAATTCCGTTGAGGAAGCTGAACGGATGACTCTCGCGGCGGAGACTGCCGCCAAGCAGGGCATCCTCTCGATGTGCGGCTTCAGCTACCGCCGTACTCCCGCCCTGGCACTGGCCAAACGGTTCGTGGAGCAGGGCCGGCTCGGCGAGATCCGCCACATCCGGGCGCAGTACCTGCAGGACTGGCTCTCCGACGCCAACGCCCCCATGACCTGGCGGCTGGACAAGAGCAAGTCCGGGTCCGGCTCCCTCGGCGACATCGGTGCGCACAGCATCGACGCCGCCCAGTGGGTGGCCGGACAGAGCATCACCGGCGTTTCGGCGCTGCTTGAAACGTTTGTCCCGGAACGCCCGCTGGCCGGGGACCTCGTGGGCCTCGGCGGCCACGGCGACCTCAGCGGCGACGCGCCCCGCGGGAAGGTCACCGTGGATGACGCCGCCATCTTCAGCGCAAAGTTCGACGGCGGCGCTGGCTCCACGGGCGCGATCGGCGTCTTCGAAGCCACGCGGTACGCGCTGGGCCGGAAGAACGCCATGCGTTTGGAACTGAACGGCACCAAAGGCTCCCTCGCCTTCGATTTCGAGGACATGAACGTCCTGTCCTTCTACGACGCGGCGGAATCCCCGGACGCCGGCTTCCGGAAAATCTTCGTCACCGAACCCGAACACCCGTACGTCGGCAACTGGTGGCCCACCGGCCACGGACTGGGCTACGAGCACGGCTTCACCCACCAGGTAGTGGACCTCGTCACCGCAATCGGTGAAGGCCGCCAGCCGGAACCGTCCTTCGCGGACGCGTTACAGGTCCAGCGGGTTTTGGCCGCCGTGGAGGCCAGCGCCGCCAATTCGAGCCAGTGGCAGAAGGTCTAG
- a CDS encoding sugar phosphate isomerase/epimerase family protein codes for MTRPITLFTGQWADLPFEEVARLAGEWGFDGLEIACWGDHLDPRRAAEDDNYLQGRLDILEKHNLKVFAIANHLTGQAVCDDPIDERHQGILSAEVWGDGEAEGVRRRAAESMKDTARAAARLGVKTVTGFTGSSIWKAVAMFPPASEAMIDAGYQDFADRWNPILDVFDEVGVRFALEVHPSEIAYDYWTAKRTLEAIGHRKSFGLNFDPSHFIWQDLDPVMFLQDFADHILHVHVKESVRQLDGRNGRLGSHLAWADPRRGWDFVTAGHGDVQWNRIFRTLNAIGYTGPTSIEWEDAGMDRLVGAPQALAMVKELARIAPPAAAFDAAFSSR; via the coding sequence ATGACACGACCAATCACGCTTTTTACCGGGCAGTGGGCCGACCTGCCGTTCGAGGAGGTGGCCCGGCTCGCCGGCGAGTGGGGCTTCGACGGGCTGGAGATCGCCTGCTGGGGCGACCACTTGGACCCCCGCCGGGCGGCGGAGGACGACAACTACCTCCAGGGCCGGCTGGACATCCTGGAGAAGCACAACCTGAAGGTGTTCGCCATCGCCAACCACTTGACCGGGCAGGCGGTGTGTGATGACCCCATCGACGAACGCCACCAGGGCATCCTGTCCGCGGAGGTCTGGGGCGACGGCGAAGCCGAAGGAGTGCGCCGCCGGGCCGCCGAGTCCATGAAGGACACGGCACGGGCAGCCGCCCGCCTCGGGGTGAAGACCGTAACAGGCTTTACCGGCTCGTCCATCTGGAAGGCGGTGGCCATGTTCCCGCCTGCTTCCGAGGCAATGATCGACGCCGGCTACCAGGACTTCGCGGACCGCTGGAACCCCATCCTGGACGTCTTCGACGAGGTGGGGGTCCGTTTCGCCCTGGAGGTCCACCCGTCCGAAATCGCTTACGACTACTGGACCGCCAAGCGCACACTGGAGGCGATCGGGCACCGCAAGAGCTTCGGCCTGAACTTCGACCCGTCCCACTTCATCTGGCAGGACCTGGATCCGGTGATGTTCCTGCAGGACTTCGCGGACCACATCCTCCACGTGCACGTCAAGGAGTCGGTCCGCCAGCTCGATGGCCGCAACGGGCGCCTGGGTTCCCACCTGGCATGGGCGGACCCCCGCCGCGGCTGGGACTTCGTCACCGCCGGGCACGGGGACGTCCAGTGGAACCGGATCTTCCGGACCCTGAATGCCATCGGCTACACCGGCCCCACCAGCATCGAGTGGGAGGACGCCGGCATGGACCGGCTCGTCGGCGCACCGCAGGCACTGGCCATGGTCAAAGAACTCGCCCGGATCGCCCCGCCGGCAGCAGCTTTCGACGCCGCCTTCTCCAGCCGCTGA
- a CDS encoding carbohydrate ABC transporter permease, which translates to MSTVLKSSAEETPAGAPSNPAAPKRGLGSRMRRLNVPAGLGGWIWLAIIIIPVYYVVITSLKTQAGYFGQNPLALPAEPTLENYQMVLEADFAKYFMNSTIVTLGAVIPTVLISFMAAFAIVRGKGRFLKLVNGMFLMGLAIPLQATIIPIYLMIIRLNLYDSLLALMLPSIAFAIPLTVLILSNFIRDVPNELFESMRLDGCSEWQTMWRLALPLTRPAIVTVAIYNGLHVWNGFLLPLVLTQSPGLRVLPLALWTFQGEYSVNIPAVLASVVLSTLPILVLYVVGRRQLLSGLTAGFSK; encoded by the coding sequence GTGAGCACTGTACTGAAAAGCAGCGCGGAGGAAACTCCCGCCGGCGCCCCATCGAACCCGGCCGCCCCCAAGCGGGGGCTGGGTTCACGGATGAGGCGGCTGAACGTCCCAGCAGGTCTGGGCGGCTGGATCTGGCTGGCCATCATCATCATTCCGGTCTACTACGTGGTGATCACCAGTCTGAAGACGCAGGCAGGCTACTTCGGCCAGAACCCGCTGGCCCTGCCCGCAGAGCCAACCTTGGAAAACTACCAGATGGTCCTTGAGGCCGACTTCGCGAAGTACTTCATGAACAGCACCATTGTCACGCTGGGTGCCGTCATCCCGACGGTGCTGATCTCCTTCATGGCCGCGTTCGCAATAGTCCGGGGCAAGGGCAGGTTCCTTAAGCTGGTCAACGGCATGTTCCTGATGGGACTGGCAATCCCGCTGCAGGCAACCATCATCCCGATCTACCTGATGATCATCCGCCTCAATCTTTACGACAGCCTGCTGGCACTCATGCTTCCCTCCATTGCCTTTGCCATTCCGTTGACGGTGCTGATCCTGTCCAACTTCATCCGCGACGTTCCGAACGAACTGTTTGAGTCGATGCGGCTGGATGGGTGCAGTGAATGGCAGACCATGTGGCGGCTTGCCCTGCCGCTGACCCGCCCTGCGATCGTGACCGTCGCCATCTACAACGGCCTCCACGTCTGGAACGGATTCCTGCTTCCGCTGGTCCTCACCCAGAGCCCTGGCCTGCGGGTCCTTCCCCTGGCGCTGTGGACCTTCCAGGGTGAATACAGCGTCAACATCCCGGCCGTGCTTGCCTCGGTGGTGCTCAGCACCTTGCCAATCCTGGTGCTTTACGTCGTGGGCCGCCGGCAGTTGCTCAGCGGCCTCACCGCCGGATTCAGCAAGTGA